A region from the Arachis ipaensis cultivar K30076 chromosome B01, Araip1.1, whole genome shotgun sequence genome encodes:
- the LOC107636242 gene encoding putative lactoylglutathione lyase: MADLLEWPKQDKRRLLHVVYRVGDLDRTIKFYTECFGMKLLRQRDVPEEKYANAFLGFGPEESHFVVELTYNYGVSSYDIGDGFGHFAIATQDVYKLAEHIRSKGGNITREPGPVQGGTTVIAFVKDPDGYTFGLIQRPTIHDPFCQIMLRVGDLERSIQFYEKAVGLKLLRKVDKPEYKYTAALLGYAEEHETTVLELTYNYGVTEHSKGNAYAQIAIGTDDVYKSAEVVSAIAQELGGKITRPPGPIPGINTKITSFLDPDGWKTVLVDNEDFLKELN, translated from the exons ATGGCTGATTTGTTGGAATGGCCGAAGCAAGATAAGCGCCGCTTACTTCATGTGGTTTACCGTGTTGGTGATCTTGATCGCACCATCAA GTTTTATACTGAATGCTTTGGAATGAAGCTTTTGAGGCAAAGGGATGTTCCAGAGGAGAAATACGCCAATGCTTTTCTCGGATTTGGCCCTGAAGAATCTCATTTTGTTGTGGAGTTAACATATA ATTATGGAGTGAGTTCATATGACATTGGAGATGGCTTTGGACATTTTGCTATTGCAACACAAGAT GTATACAAATTGGCTGAACACATCCGGTCCAAGGGTGGAAACATCACAAGGGAGCCTGGTCCGGTTCAGGGAGGAACCACGGTCATCGCCTTTGTTAAAGATCCTGACGGTTACACTTTTGGTCTCATCCAAAGACCTACCATCCATGACCCTTTTTGCCAAATAATGCTTCGTGTTGGTGACTTAGAGCGCTCAATTCAGTTTTATGAAAAG GCTGTGGGTCTTAAGTTGTTGAGGAAGGTTGACAAGCCTGAGTACAAG TACACTGCAGCACTTCTTGGGTATGCAGAGGAGCACGAAACAACTGTGTTGGAGTTGACATACAACTATGGTGTCACTGAACACTCTAAGGGAAATGCTTATGCACAGATTGCTATTGGTACCGATGATGTATACAAGAGCGCGGAAGTTGTTAGCGCCATTGCACAAGAGCTTGGAGGCAAGATTACTCGGCCACCGGGTCCAATTCCCGGCATTAACACGAAAATTACTTCTTTCTTGGATCCTGATGGATGGAAAACT GTCTTGGTTGACAATGAAGATTTCCTGAAGGAACTGAACTGA
- the LOC107636231 gene encoding arogenate dehydratase/prephenate dehydratase 1, chloroplastic, producing the protein MALKASASICPSSSSYPQLGSHDSNCGLTGGLNLRYDLDKCCNWKCCCTSLGLVAQRALTPVEDEKPTVPLVDSSLAADASHYNDSKAFHKDVNLLPRPLTAIDVSSSPRDGSKVRVAYQGLPGAYSEDAALKAYPKCETVPCDEFEAAFKAVELWLVDKAVLPIENSVGGSIHRNYDLLLRHRLHIVGEVQLQVSHCLLGLPGVRKEELKAVVSHPQALAQCENMLNDLGVVKIGSPDTAAAAKTVALDCVRDTGAIASCRAAKIYGLDVLAEGIQDDDVNITRFLILARDPIIPGTDRPYKTSIVFSLEEGPGVLFKALAVFSMRNINLSKIESRPLKQRPLRVVDDSNEGSAKYFDYLFYIDFEASMADPRSQYALGHLQEFARFLRVLGCYPMDTVL; encoded by the exons ATGGCTCTTAAGGCCTCTGCTTCCATctgtccttcttcttcttcttatcctCAATTGGGTTCTCATGATTCCAATTGTGGCCTTACTGGGGGCCTGAATTTAAGGTATGACCTTGACAAGTGCTGCAATTGGAAATGTTGTTGTACTAGTTTGGGTCTTGTGGCTCAGAGAGCTCTAACTCCTGTTGAAGATGAAAAGCCAACTGTGCCCTTGGTTGACTCATCTCTTGCTGCTGATGCTTCTCACTACAATGACTCTAAGGCCTTTCACAAGGATGTAAACCTCCTTCCTA GGCCATTGACAGCAATTGAtgtttcttcttctccaagagaTGGATCAAAGGTGCGAGTGGCTTATCAG GGTCTTCCAGGAGCATATAGTGAGGACGCAGCATTGAAAGCATATCCAAAATGTGAGACTGTGCCATGTGACGAATTTGAAGCTGCATTCAAG GCAGTTGAATTGTGGCTGGTGGATAAAGCTGTTCTACCCATCGAAAATTCTGTTGGTGGAAGCATCCACCGTAATTATGACCTACTTCTTCGTCATAGGCTGCATATTGTTGGGGAGGTGCAGTTGCAAGTTAGCCACTGCCTCTTAGGATTGCCTGGTGTAAGAAAGGAGGAGCTCAAAGCTGTTGTGAGTCATCCTCAG GCTCTAGCACAATGTGAGAATATGCTTAATGATTTAGGTGTCGTTAAAATTGGTTCGCCTGATACTGCAGCTGCAGCCAAG ACAGTGGCCTTGGATTGTGTAAGAGATACTGGAGCTATTGCAAGTTGCCGAGCTGCAAAGATATATGGCCTTGATGTGCTTGCAGAAGGAATTCAG GATGATGATGTAAATATTACTCGTTTCTTGATCCTTGCAAGGGATCCTATAATCCCAGGAACTGACAGGCCCTACAAG ACTAGCATTGTGTTCAGTCTCGAAGAAGGCCCTGGTGTACTTTTCAAAGCCTTGGCAGTTTTTTCTATGAGGAATATTAATTTGTCAAAG ATAGAGAGTCGCCCACTAAAGCAGCGTCCACTTCGGGTTGTTGATGATTCAAATGAAGGGAGTGCTAA GTACTTTGACTACCTCTTCTACATTGATTTTGAAGCTTCGATGGCAGACCCTCGATCACAATATGCCTTAGGACATTTGCAG GAATTTGCAAGATTTCTTCGTGTTCTTGGTTGTTATCCAATGGATACAGTTTTATAG